One Sebastes umbrosus isolate fSebUmb1 chromosome 6, fSebUmb1.pri, whole genome shotgun sequence DNA window includes the following coding sequences:
- the LOC119489459 gene encoding P2Y purinoceptor 1-like has product MNKSSCPRVDFDFAGRFLPPVYILVFIIGLVANGWGLKSLLQNWKKLKIINVFVLNLGLADILYLLTLPFLMVYYFKGSKWIFGDTFCKITRFCFNLNLYGSIGFLTCISVYRYMAIVHPVRMMGRSTLTHSVGISVMVWFFVSVQSLPDMFYSKTFGNKPGKCYDTTSKIYVEDYLKYSLGWTLTGFCIPFFITLGCYGHVIVVLCRTNATDTVLKQRSLKLLLILILLFSVCYIPYHVLKNLNLWSRVLSKQMICREWSNGVYIAQQISRGLVCLNSALNPLVYLHGSEDIPAQLGLLLQRARRMSSRLFPSSSASVAMTQITDEA; this is encoded by the coding sequence atgaataaatcctCTTGTCCTcgtgttgactttgactttgcAGGCAGATTTCTGCCTCCTGTTTACATCTTAGTCTTCATCATTGGTCTGGTAGCCAATGGATGGGGATTGAAGTCTTTGCTGCAAAACTGGAAGAAGCTAAAGATCATCAATGTGTTTGTTCTCAACCTTGGACTAGCAGATATTCTGTATCTCTTAACACTCCCATTTTTGATGGTGTACTACTTTAAGGGGAGTAAATGGATCTTTGGAGATACATTCTGCAAGATAACAAGATTCTGCTTCAACCTGAATTTATATGGCAGCATCGGGTTCCTGACTTGTATAAGTGTGTACAGGTACATGGCTATTGTCCATCCAGTGAGAATGATGGGAAGATCAACTCTGACTCACTCTGTGGGGATCTCAGTCATGGTTTGGTTCTTCGTGAGTGTTCAAAGTCTTCCAGACATGTTCTACAGCAAGACATTTGGAAACAAGCCTGGGAAATGTTATGATACCACCAGTAAAATCTATGTTGAGGATTACCTGAAATACAGTCTTGGATGGACACTCACTGGGTTTTGTATCCCATTCTTCATCACACTGGGCTGCTATGGACATGTGATTGTCGTTCTGTGCCGCACAAATGCCACTGACACGGTACTGAAACAGAGAAGCTTGAAGTTGTTGCTTATCTtgattcttctcttctctgtttgcTACATCCCCTATCATGTACTGAAGAACCTCAACCTCTGGTCAAGAGTTCTGTCCAAACAGATGATATGCCGTGAATGGTCCAATGGAGTCTACATTGCTCAACAGATAAGTCGTGGCCTTGTGTGTCTGAACAGTGCTCTCAACCCTCTGGTTTACCTCCATGGAAGTGAAGATATTCCTGCTCAGCTCGGACTACTACTCCAGCGAGCTCGGCGGATGTCCAGCCGTCTGTTTCCGTCAAGCTCTGCTAGTGTGGCCATGACTCAGATCACAGATGAAGCTTAA
- the LOC119489458 gene encoding P2Y purinoceptor 1-like: MNNSSCPLVNFDFTKRFLPPAYILVFIIGLVANGWGLKSLLHNWKKLNIVNVFVLNLGLADILYLLTLPFLMVYYIKTENWIFGDTFCKITRFCFNLNLYGSIGFLTCISVYRYLAIVHPVRMMGRSTLTHSVGISVMVWLLVSIQSLPDMFYSKTSRNNIVQCYDTTSSIYVEDYLKYSLGWTLTGFCIPFLITLGCYGHVIVVLCRTNNTDKVLKRRSLKLLLILILLFSVCYIPYHVLKNLNLWSRISRKQNICREWSNGVYIAHQISRGLVCLNSALNPLVYLHGSEDIPARLRRLLQRTCRMFSHQPPTNSNSVAMAQITYEGETQE, encoded by the coding sequence ATGAATAACTCCTCTTGTCCTCTTGTCAACTTTGACTTTACAAAAAGATTTCTGCCTCCTGCTTACATCTTAGTCTTCATCATTGGTCTGGTAGCTAATGGATGGGGATTGAAGTCTTTGCTGCACAACTGGAAGAAGTTAAATATCGTCAATGTTTTTGTTCTCAACCTTGGACTAGCAGATATTCTGTATCTGCTCACACTCCCATTTTTGATGGTGTACTACATTAAGACAGAGAATTGGATCTTTGGAGATACATTCTGCAAGATAACAAGATTCTGCTTCAATCTGAATTTATATGGCAGCATCGGGTTCCTGACTTGTATAAGTGTGTACAGGTACCTGGCTATTGTCCATCCAGTGAGAATGATGGGACGATCAACTCTGACTCACTCTGTGGGGATCTCAGTCATGGTTTGGCTGTTGGTGAGCATTCAAAGTCTTCCAGACATGTTCTACAGCAAAACATCTAGAAACAACATTGTGCAATGTTATGATACCACCAGTTCCATCTATGTTGAGGATTACCTGAAATACAGCCTTGGATGGACACTCACTGGGTTTTGTATCCCATTCCTCATCACACTGGGCTGCTACGGACATGTGATTGTCGTTCTCTGCCGCACAAATAACACCGACAAGGTACTGAAACGGAGAAGCTTGAAGTTGTTGCTCATCTTGatccttctcttctctgtttgcTACATCCCCTATCATGTACTGAAGAACCTCAACCTCTGGTCAAGAATTTCAAGGAAACAGAATATATGCCGTGAATGGTCCAATGGAGTCTACATTGCTCATCAGATAAGTCGTGGCCTTGTGTGTCTGAACAGTGCTCTCAACCCTCTGGTTTACCTCCATGGAAGTGAAGATATTCCTGCTCGGCTCAGGCGACTACTCCAGCGAACTTGTCGGATGTTCAGCCATCAACCTCCAACAAACTCTAATAGTGTGGCCATGGCTCAGATCACATATGAAGGTGAAACACAAGAATAA
- the LOC119489357 gene encoding P2Y purinoceptor 1-like: protein MNKSSCPRVDFDFAGRFLPPVFILVFIIGLVANGWGLKSLLQNWKKLKIINVFVLNLGLADILYLLTLPFLMVYYIKTENWIFGDTFCKITRFCFNLNLYGSIGFLTCISVYRYMAIVHPVRMMGRSTLTHSVGISVMVWFFVSVQSLPDMFYSKTFGNKPGKCYDTTSKIYVEDYLKYSLGWTLTGFCIPFLITLGCYGHVIVVLCRTNATDTVLKQRSLKLLLILILLFSVCYIPYHVLKNLNLWSRVLSKQMICLEWSNGVYIAKQISRGLVCLNSALNPLVYLHGSEDIPAQLGLLLQRARRMSSRLSPSSSASVAMAQITDEA, encoded by the coding sequence ATGAATAAATCCTCTTGTCCTcgtgttgactttgactttgcAGGCAGATTTCTGCCTCCTGTTTTCATTTTAGTCTTCATCATTGGTCTGGTAGCCAATGGATGGGGATTGAAGTCTTTGCTGCAAAACTGGAAGAAGCTAAAGATCATCAATGTTTTTGTTCTCAACCTTGGACTAGCAGATATTCTGTATCTCTTAACACTCCCATTTTTGATGGTGTACTACATTAAGACAGAGAATTGGATCTTTGGAGATACATTCTGCAAGATAACAAGATTCTGCTTCAATCTGAATTTATATGGCAGCATCGGGTTCCTGACTTGTATAAGTGTGTACAGGTACATGGCTATTGTCCATCCAGTGAGAATGATGGGAAGATCAACTCTGACTCACTCTGTGGGGATCTCAGTCATGGTTTGGTTCTTTGTGAGTGTTCAAAGTCTTCCAGACATGTTCTACAGCAAGACATTTGGAAACAAGCCTGGGAAATGTTATGATACCACCAGTAAAATCTATGTTGAGGATTACCTGAAATACAGCCTTGGATGGACACTCACTGGGTTTTGCATCCCATTCCTCATCACACTGGGCTGCTATGGACATGTGATTGTCGTTCTCTGCCGCACAAATGCCACTGACACGGTACTGAAACAGAGAAGCTTGAAGTTGTTGCTCATCTtgattcttctcttctctgtttgcTACATCCCCTATCATGTACTGAAGAACCTCAATCTCTGGTCAAGAGTTCTGTCCAAACAGATGATATGCCTTGAATGGTCCAATGGAGTCTACATTGCTAAACAGATAAGTCGTGGCCTTGTGTGTCTGAACAGTGCTCTCAACCCTCTGGTTTACCTCCATGGAAGTGAAGATATTCCTGCTCAGCTCGGACTACTACTCCAGCGAGCTCGTCGGATGTCCAGCCGTCTGTCTCCGTCAAGCTCTGCTAGTGTGGCCATGGCTCAGATCACAGATGAAGCTTAA
- the LOC119490103 gene encoding P2Y purinoceptor 1-like gives MNNSSCPRVNIDFTTRFLPPVFILVFIIGLVANGCGLKSLLHNWKKLKIVNVFVLNLGLADILYLLTLPFLMVYYFKTENWIFGDTFCKITRFCFNLNLYGSIWFLTCISVCRYLAIVHPVRMMGRLTVTHSVGISVMVWLLVSIQSLPDMFYSKTSGNNIVQCYDTTSSIYVEDYLKYSLGWTLTGFCIPFLITLGCYGHVIVVICRINSIDKVLKQRSLKLLFITILLFSVCYIPYHVLKNLSLWSRISRKQNICREWFNGVYIAKQISRGLVCLNSALNPLVYLHGSEDIPARLRRLLQRATQLFSHPPPTNSSSVAMAQITYEGVTQEK, from the coding sequence ATGAATAACTCCTCTTGTCCTCGTGTCAACATTGACTTTACAACAAGATTTCTGCCTCCTGTTTTCATCTTAGTCTTCATCATTGGTCTGGTAGCCAATGGATGTGGATTGAAGTCTTTGCTGCACAACTGGAAGAAGTTAAAGATCGTCAATGTTTTTGTTCTCAACCTTGGACTAGCAGATATTCTGTATCTGCTCACACTCCCATTTTTGATGGTGTACTACTTTAAGACAGAGAATTGGATCTTTGGAGATACATTCTGCAAGATAACAAGATTCTGCTTCAATCTGAATTTATATGGCAGCATCTGGTTCCTGACTTGTATAAGTGTGTGCAGGTACCTGGCTATTGTCCATCCAGTGAGAATGATGGGAAGATTAACTGTCACTCACTCTGTGGGGATCTCAGTCATGGTTTGGCTGTTGGTGAGCATTCAAAGTCTTCCAGACATGTTCTACAgcaaaacatctggaaacaacATTGTGCAATGTTATGATACCACTAGTTCCATCTATGTTGAGGATTACCTGAAATACAGCCTTGGATGGACACTCACTGGGTTTTGTATCCCATTCCTCATCACACTGGGCTGCTATGGACATGTGATTGTCGTTATCTGCCGCATAAATTCCATCGACAAGGTACTGAAACAGAGAAGCTTGAAGTTGTTGTTCATCACgattcttctcttctctgtttgcTACATCCCCTATCATGTATTGAAGAACCTCAGCCTCTGGTCAAGAATTTCAAGGAAACAGAATATATGCCGTGAATGGTTCAATGGAGTCTACATTGCTAAACAGATAAGTCGTGGCCTTGTGTGTCTGAACAGTGCTCTCAACCCTCTGGTTTACCTCCATGGAAGTGAAGATATTCCTGCTCGGCTCAGACGACTACTCCAGCGAGCTACTCAGTTGTTCAGCCATCCACCTCCAACAAACTCTAGTAGTGTGGCCATGGCTCAAATCACATATGAAGGTGTAACACAAGAAAAATAG